The Pseudomonas sp. R4-35-07 genome contains a region encoding:
- a CDS encoding type II and III secretion system protein family protein, with protein MNRRFIPVFTLRITCALLLSHLSIGLAMAAASNCANLAQLPAALSVGEGLQQELQSPVAITRLAIGDPKIADVHLNGDRGFLLTGVGPGTTSLMVWTACSTTPRQSMVFVKGKANTALTSLSLSPADDPLLPSQVQTDIRFVEVSRTKLKEASTKILGIGNNFFLGSPNLLSPTPGTFKLPVSTDNFNIGFGGGRVSAMINALESSGFAYTLARPSLVAMSGQSATFLAGGEIPVPVPSSGSDTISIEYKEFGIRLTLTPTVIDRNRISLKVAPEVSELDYTNAVVIENIRVPALTIRRTDTSVSLADGESFVISGLISSNTTTSIAKFPGLGDIPILGAFFRDSSVQREDKELLMIVTPHLVQPLAANARLPALPGEKMRNYDPNWYRLFFLENGNFDRLNGLSQ; from the coding sequence ATGAACCGACGTTTCATACCGGTGTTCACGCTGAGAATTACCTGTGCGTTGCTGCTGTCGCACCTGTCCATCGGGCTGGCCATGGCGGCTGCGAGCAATTGCGCCAACCTGGCTCAACTGCCCGCCGCGTTGTCCGTAGGCGAGGGCCTGCAACAGGAACTGCAATCGCCGGTGGCCATAACACGCCTGGCCATTGGCGATCCGAAAATCGCTGACGTTCATCTCAATGGCGATCGGGGTTTCCTGCTGACCGGCGTCGGCCCCGGCACCACCAGCCTGATGGTGTGGACCGCCTGTTCGACCACCCCGCGCCAGAGCATGGTGTTCGTCAAGGGCAAGGCCAATACCGCCTTGACCAGTCTTTCGCTGTCGCCCGCCGATGATCCTTTGCTGCCCAGCCAGGTACAGACCGATATCCGCTTCGTCGAAGTCAGCCGCACCAAACTCAAGGAGGCCAGCACCAAGATTCTCGGCATCGGCAACAACTTCTTCCTCGGCAGCCCCAACTTGCTGTCACCCACGCCCGGCACGTTCAAGCTGCCGGTGAGCACCGACAACTTCAACATCGGTTTTGGCGGCGGCCGCGTCTCGGCGATGATCAACGCCCTGGAAAGCAGCGGCTTTGCCTACACCCTCGCGCGACCGAGCCTGGTGGCCATGAGCGGGCAAAGCGCAACCTTCCTCGCCGGCGGCGAAATACCGGTGCCGGTGCCGAGCAGCGGCAGCGATACCATCTCGATCGAATACAAGGAATTCGGCATTCGCCTGACCCTCACCCCGACCGTGATCGACCGCAATCGCATTTCCCTCAAGGTGGCGCCGGAGGTCAGCGAACTGGATTACACCAACGCCGTGGTCATCGAAAACATCCGCGTGCCGGCCCTGACCATTCGCCGCACCGATACCAGCGTGTCCCTGGCCGACGGCGAAAGCTTCGTGATCAGCGGCCTGATCAGCAGCAACACCACCACCAGCATCGCCAAGTTCCCAGGCCTGGGGGACATCCCGATCCTGGGGGCGTTCTTTCGCGACTCGTCGGTCCAGCGCGAGGACAAGGAACTGCTGATGATCGTCACGCCGCACCTGGTGCAACCGCTGGCGGCCAATGCCCGACTGCCGGCGCTGCCCGGTGAAAAAATGCGCAACTACGACCCGAACTGGTACCGCCTGTTCTTCCTGGAAAACGGTAATTTTGACCGCCTCAACGGGTTGTCCCAATGA
- the cpaB gene encoding Flp pilus assembly protein CpaB: MNTRLSMVLAAVLLVGALFAGYWGLVLSREPAAAPPPPQAAPVEKAVAVVEDPTRQSVVVLAHDVPPFVALTAADLSLEKLRTVPAGSMSRIDQAVGRTPWRALGAGTWLNEESFTPGGPLARMIRADERALAVAVDEVIGAAGQLSPGDYVDVLLYLRQDAANLEQSAQVVIPAVRLLSVGDQMGLTNDGTPAAPPALTAEEKAQRHAPSRTVVLAVPEQLLSRLMLATQAGTLRLAVRSADERLLSHYWAGADDAPGNLQNANRDLYQFTQLAFAQTPRKVAQSSAPRRAGVEVIRGNQATQQTPD, encoded by the coding sequence ATGAACACGCGTCTGAGCATGGTACTGGCCGCTGTGTTGTTGGTCGGTGCGTTGTTTGCCGGTTACTGGGGGTTGGTCCTCAGCCGTGAGCCTGCTGCGGCGCCACCACCGCCACAGGCTGCTCCCGTCGAAAAAGCCGTCGCTGTGGTGGAAGACCCGACCCGCCAGTCGGTGGTCGTGCTGGCCCACGATGTGCCTCCCTTCGTTGCCCTGACTGCTGCTGACCTGAGCCTCGAAAAACTGCGCACGGTCCCGGCCGGCAGCATGAGCCGTATCGACCAGGCGGTTGGCCGTACCCCGTGGCGGGCGCTCGGCGCGGGCACCTGGCTCAACGAGGAAAGTTTCACCCCGGGCGGGCCGCTGGCGCGGATGATCCGCGCCGATGAACGCGCCCTGGCCGTCGCCGTCGATGAAGTGATTGGCGCCGCCGGCCAGTTGAGCCCTGGCGACTATGTGGACGTGCTGCTGTACCTGCGTCAGGACGCGGCCAACCTTGAACAATCGGCCCAGGTGGTGATCCCCGCCGTGCGCCTGCTCAGCGTCGGCGACCAGATGGGCCTGACCAACGACGGCACCCCCGCCGCCCCTCCCGCGCTGACCGCCGAAGAAAAAGCCCAACGCCATGCGCCCTCGCGCACGGTGGTGCTGGCCGTGCCCGAACAATTGCTGAGCCGGTTGATGCTGGCCACCCAGGCCGGCACCTTGCGCCTGGCCGTGCGCAGCGCCGACGAACGCCTGTTGAGCCACTACTGGGCCGGCGCAGACGACGCGCCGGGCAATCTGCAGAACGCTAACCGCGACCTCTATCAGTTCACCCAACTGGCCTTCGCCCAGACCCCCAGGAAAGTGGCCCAGAGCAGCGCCCCGCGCCGTGCTGGCGTCGAGGTGATACGCGGCAATCAAGCAACTCAACAAACCCCCGACTGA
- a CDS encoding Flp family type IVb pilin, with the protein MVLALLMKLHVQLQLLFHRKDGATAIEYLILVAIVALVVLAAGTTLGPQITAFFTRIGTAISP; encoded by the coding sequence ATGGTCCTTGCTCTGCTGATGAAGCTTCACGTTCAACTCCAATTGCTGTTCCATCGTAAAGACGGCGCGACAGCCATCGAGTACCTCATACTGGTGGCGATTGTGGCGCTGGTGGTACTCGCCGCCGGAACGACGCTGGGGCCTCAGATCACGGCCTTCTTTACCAGGATCGGTACTGCCATTTCCCCATGA
- a CDS encoding response regulator, with product MNAAVSPRQQILLVDDEEDALVELAESLENEGFVCFTATSVTFALQELTLHPDIALVITDLRMPEESGISLIKRLREHTSRSHLPVIVMSGHAEMDDVSDMLRLQVLDLFRKPIYLARLLDTLNSLFPLRAATSFKP from the coding sequence ATGAATGCTGCTGTCTCTCCCCGCCAACAAATCCTGTTGGTGGACGACGAAGAAGATGCCCTCGTTGAACTGGCGGAGTCGCTGGAGAACGAGGGCTTCGTTTGCTTTACCGCCACCTCCGTGACGTTCGCGCTGCAGGAACTCACCTTGCATCCCGATATTGCTCTGGTCATCACTGACCTGCGCATGCCTGAGGAAAGCGGTATCTCCTTGATCAAGCGCCTGCGCGAACACACCTCCCGCTCCCATCTGCCGGTGATCGTCATGTCGGGGCATGCGGAGATGGATGACGTCAGCGACATGCTGCGCCTGCAGGTACTGGACTTGTTTCGCAAGCCCATCTACCTCGCGCGGCTGCTCGATACGTTGAACAGTTTGTTTCCCCTAAGAGCAGCTACGAGCTTCAAGCCTTAA
- a CDS encoding ShlB/FhaC/HecB family hemolysin secretion/activation protein, whose product MRVLTPLLLLTLSTYAQAEALPSFLNSNDTIRTLPVPNLPADAYRPSTPQTQVPETPPTAGQPLLMDTKVTIGKLQIEGGTVYPLTETAQVYAPLIGHETNLAQLIEATRGITRRYQQDGYLLSYAFLPQQTFENGLVRVVLVEGYIKDYQQTGEIGSVSAYVDKLAQKLLAERPLTRKTFERYTTLMSRIPGLTVQAQVPPPGTTDGATHMQIQASRKPFTTSMSLVQKSRGGTQALLSATSNAQTSMGEQLSLSGLFPPGEDKEHYYRVDYNQFINTEGTQLALAAERYRADPSSSVQLDGGFELKPHQSIDRYSIGLSHPFIASPTESLTLGTRLYAVDQTTRYKLVGYPLRFDIESNLRALAFEGDWRKADARQLRILSGGLYQGIDGLGAKARSDLDVAKPDLDFFRLRLSGVQSNKFFDNWQGVLSSALYWSNNTLPDSERATFGGQNFGRGYPDDQGSGDKGWGVAYEVNYSFNRAGDWVKVLQPYVVLDRAKAWFNELPVKASDMSSAAVGLRFGDNKYYNIALEAAKPMSDIAMDSFNRRPRYTLSFSYQL is encoded by the coding sequence ATGCGCGTGTTGACCCCGTTGTTATTGCTTACCCTCAGCACTTATGCCCAGGCCGAGGCCCTTCCCAGCTTCCTCAACAGCAACGACACCATCCGCACCCTGCCGGTCCCCAACCTGCCCGCCGACGCCTATCGACCGTCCACGCCGCAAACCCAGGTGCCAGAAACGCCACCCACTGCGGGCCAGCCGTTGTTGATGGACACCAAGGTCACCATTGGCAAGCTGCAGATCGAAGGCGGCACGGTGTACCCGCTCACCGAGACGGCCCAGGTCTACGCGCCGTTGATTGGCCATGAGACCAACCTCGCGCAACTGATCGAGGCCACCCGTGGCATCACTCGTCGCTACCAGCAGGACGGCTACCTGTTGTCCTACGCGTTCCTGCCGCAGCAGACCTTCGAAAACGGCTTGGTCCGCGTGGTGCTGGTAGAAGGCTACATCAAGGACTATCAACAAACCGGTGAGATCGGCTCGGTGTCGGCCTACGTCGACAAACTCGCGCAAAAACTCCTCGCCGAACGCCCACTCACGCGCAAGACCTTCGAACGCTACACCACGCTGATGAGCCGCATCCCCGGCCTCACGGTACAGGCACAAGTGCCGCCGCCGGGCACCACCGATGGCGCCACGCACATGCAGATCCAGGCCAGCCGCAAACCCTTCACCACCAGCATGAGCCTGGTGCAGAAAAGCCGTGGCGGCACCCAGGCGTTACTCAGCGCAACCAGTAACGCTCAAACTTCAATGGGCGAACAGCTCAGCCTCAGCGGGTTGTTCCCACCCGGCGAAGACAAAGAGCACTACTACCGCGTGGACTACAACCAGTTCATCAATACCGAGGGCACCCAACTGGCCCTGGCCGCCGAGCGTTATCGCGCCGACCCCAGCAGCAGCGTGCAATTGGACGGCGGCTTCGAACTCAAGCCACACCAGTCGATCGATCGCTACTCCATCGGCCTGAGCCACCCCTTCATTGCCTCACCCACCGAGTCGCTCACCCTGGGCACGCGCCTGTACGCGGTAGACCAGACCACCCGCTATAAACTGGTGGGCTACCCGCTGCGCTTCGATATCGAATCCAATCTGCGCGCCCTGGCCTTCGAGGGTGACTGGCGAAAGGCCGACGCCAGGCAGTTACGCATCCTCAGCGGCGGCTTGTATCAAGGTATCGACGGTCTGGGCGCCAAGGCCCGCAGCGACCTGGACGTGGCCAAACCCGATCTCGATTTCTTTCGCCTGCGCCTGTCCGGCGTGCAAAGCAACAAGTTCTTCGACAACTGGCAAGGCGTGCTCTCAAGTGCGCTCTACTGGAGCAACAACACCCTGCCCGACAGCGAGCGCGCCACGTTTGGCGGGCAGAACTTCGGCCGTGGCTACCCCGATGACCAAGGCTCGGGCGACAAGGGCTGGGGCGTGGCGTATGAGGTCAACTACAGCTTCAACCGGGCCGGCGATTGGGTGAAGGTGTTGCAACCCTACGTGGTACTGGACCGCGCCAAGGCCTGGTTCAACGAACTGCCGGTCAAGGCCAGCGACATGTCCTCGGCGGCGGTGGGTCTGCGCTTTGGCGATAACAAGTACTACAACATCGCCCTGGAAGCCGCCAAGCCGATGTCGGACATCGCTATGGACAGTTTCAACCGGCGGCCGCGGTATACGTTGAGTTTCAGTTATCAGCTGTAA
- a CDS encoding collagen-like triple helix repeat-containing protein, with amino-acid sequence MKTQVVFWKASTALALILAMSLGGCSSGGGGHKSNVAASSPDAGAGAGGGTGGGTGGGDGTGGGTGGGIGGGTGGGTGDGTGGGTGGGTGGGTGGGTGGGTGGGTGGGTGGGTGGGTGGGTGGGTGGGTGGGTGGGTGGGTGGGTGSTTTPLVTGQIAGTLGTTVGNVGAAVGDLGSTLNGVPIVGTTAGGLVTSAGTAVTSIGTGVTAGLGSLGTNSNSLGITVAGVGTGVADLGDGLSVTGKSLSTTLGGVPVVGGLTAGVGGAVGGVVDKVGTTVTMLGDTLSTASTTGPLGSLTGTLGGKVLVPVVSLVENTTGNLGNATGLGTPVNGLVDKLGATVTGLGTQVASTGGAGNPVTTIVGSVLTGVGGTLDKSGGYVAPTGGAAAPGIPELVGGLVNNVGTGLNVGNTNGTVSAAGVTGGALGNTIASVGTVLGGTGVANTAATAPVATVAANVGAALNPVTSGVTALTQNIGTTTGVGTPVNGLVTQVGGAVSSLGTNLTTANANPVTTTLGTTVTAVGNTVSSVGGLVTGGTGGTSGGLLGGLNIGATAPATGTAPTTGGTATTGGLGGLLNGLSGK; translated from the coding sequence ATGAAAACTCAAGTCGTGTTTTGGAAAGCAAGTACCGCGCTGGCGTTGATTCTGGCCATGAGCCTCGGCGGCTGCAGCAGCGGTGGTGGCGGGCATAAATCAAACGTGGCGGCGTCTTCGCCGGATGCTGGTGCAGGTGCTGGTGGCGGTACGGGTGGTGGCACTGGCGGCGGCGACGGCACTGGCGGTGGAACCGGTGGCGGTATCGGCGGTGGCACTGGCGGCGGTACTGGCGATGGCACCGGTGGCGGTACTGGCGGTGGCACTGGCGGCGGTACCGGTGGAGGTACTGGCGGGGGCACTGGTGGCGGAACCGGTGGCGGCACTGGCGGTGGCACTGGTGGCGGAACCGGCGGCGGCACTGGCGGTGGCACTGGTGGCGGAACCGGCGGCGGTACCGGTGGCGGCACTGGCGGCGGCACTGGCGGCGGCACCGGTTCGACAACCACCCCACTCGTCACTGGCCAGATCGCCGGTACCCTCGGTACCACCGTGGGCAATGTAGGCGCAGCGGTGGGTGACCTCGGTTCGACCTTGAACGGTGTTCCCATCGTCGGCACAACCGCTGGCGGCCTGGTCACCTCGGCCGGCACCGCCGTGACCAGCATCGGCACTGGCGTGACGGCGGGCCTGGGCTCCCTGGGCACCAACAGCAACTCCCTGGGCATCACGGTCGCGGGTGTCGGCACTGGCGTCGCCGATTTGGGCGACGGCTTGTCGGTCACTGGCAAATCGCTGTCGACCACCCTCGGCGGGGTTCCCGTCGTCGGCGGCTTGACCGCAGGCGTGGGCGGTGCAGTCGGTGGTGTAGTGGATAAAGTGGGCACTACGGTGACCATGCTCGGCGATACCCTCAGCACGGCCAGCACCACCGGCCCATTGGGTTCCCTGACCGGCACCCTGGGCGGCAAAGTGCTGGTGCCGGTGGTGTCGCTGGTGGAAAACACCACCGGCAACCTCGGCAACGCAACCGGCCTGGGCACGCCCGTCAACGGCCTGGTGGATAAACTGGGCGCCACCGTCACCGGCCTCGGCACCCAAGTCGCCAGCACCGGCGGCGCAGGCAACCCTGTGACCACGATTGTCGGCAGCGTGCTGACAGGCGTAGGCGGCACACTCGACAAGTCCGGCGGCTATGTCGCGCCAACCGGCGGCGCCGCAGCACCCGGCATACCGGAACTGGTCGGCGGCCTGGTGAACAACGTCGGGACCGGCCTGAACGTCGGCAACACCAACGGCACGGTCAGTGCAGCCGGGGTGACCGGCGGCGCATTGGGCAACACCATTGCCTCCGTGGGTACCGTGCTCGGTGGCACGGGTGTCGCCAACACGGCAGCCACTGCACCGGTCGCAACGGTTGCAGCCAACGTAGGCGCTGCGCTGAACCCAGTGACATCGGGCGTCACCGCACTGACGCAAAACATCGGCACCACCACCGGCGTCGGTACTCCGGTCAACGGCCTGGTGACCCAAGTCGGCGGCGCCGTCAGCAGCCTGGGCACTAACCTCACCACCGCCAACGCCAACCCGGTCACCACGACCCTGGGCACCACGGTAACCGCCGTCGGCAATACCGTAAGCTCGGTTGGTGGCCTGGTCACCGGCGGCACCGGCGGTACCAGCGGTGGCCTGCTCGGCGGTCTGAATATTGGCGCCACAGCCCCCGCCACAGGCACTGCACCCACCACTGGCGGCACGGCAACAACGGGAGGCCTGGGCGGCTTGCTGAACGGCCTGAGCGGCAAATAG
- a CDS encoding MaoC/PaaZ C-terminal domain-containing protein, with translation MQWQTLDSTPYLPPLYWRAALKRKITGSALPEHGLRCQVRVDPRAVAAYRKVCGFADSPMLPATYPHILAFGLQMQLLTDQAFPFPLLGLIHLSNCIRLHRPLGSVSELSVGVYTGNLKPHAKGATFDVVTVVEDALGLLWEAESTMLCRGVKLEGETEERTLVIDAALTELTRWKAPADIGRRYAHVSGDYNPIHLSAMTAKLFGFPQAIAHGLWNKARTLAALGEQLPVANVEIAVEFKKPVRLPSEVILMTSGAGLTGELVLNGAGNIQHMLGEWRPIA, from the coding sequence ATGCAATGGCAGACACTGGACAGCACGCCGTATCTACCGCCGCTGTACTGGCGTGCGGCGCTCAAGCGCAAGATCACCGGCAGCGCACTGCCCGAGCACGGCCTGCGCTGCCAGGTTCGCGTCGACCCCAGGGCTGTGGCGGCGTACCGCAAGGTTTGCGGTTTTGCTGACAGCCCGATGCTGCCGGCGACCTATCCGCATATCCTCGCGTTCGGCCTGCAGATGCAACTGCTGACCGACCAGGCGTTCCCGTTTCCGTTGCTGGGGTTGATCCACCTGAGCAACTGCATTCGCCTGCATCGGCCCCTGGGCAGTGTGAGTGAGCTGAGCGTCGGGGTGTACACCGGCAACCTCAAGCCCCATGCCAAAGGCGCGACCTTCGATGTGGTGACCGTGGTCGAGGATGCCCTTGGGCTGCTCTGGGAAGCTGAAAGCACAATGTTGTGCCGGGGCGTAAAGCTCGAGGGCGAGACCGAGGAACGCACGTTGGTAATTGACGCAGCCCTCACCGAACTCACGCGCTGGAAAGCCCCCGCCGATATCGGTCGCCGCTATGCTCACGTATCCGGCGATTACAACCCGATTCATCTCAGCGCAATGACCGCCAAGCTCTTCGGCTTTCCCCAGGCGATTGCCCACGGGTTGTGGAACAAGGCCCGCACGTTGGCGGCCTTGGGCGAGCAACTGCCGGTGGCCAATGTCGAAATAGCCGTTGAATTCAAGAAACCCGTGCGCCTGCCCAGCGAAGTGATTCTGATGACCAGCGGCGCCGGTTTAACTGGCGAGTTGGTGTTGAACGGCGCCGGTAACATCCAGCATATGCTTGGAGAGTGGCGACCGATTGCCTGA
- a CDS encoding 3-oxoacyl-ACP reductase, giving the protein MSDRYIDFANSSLGHRLVAALGLPSPVRLERWQAGRLRPVEGALLLGGGTLATKVLPFANKLTDAVYSYGAEALDAPAWIPGHGPKLKAVVFDASALQHTDQLKQLRQFFQPLLKNLAHSAHLVILGRTPESLSDPFAASAQRALEGFSRSLAKELRSGGVLQLLLVDQGAEDQLEGALRFFLSPKSAYISGQVIRLQACATPVEDWTRPLAGRKALVTGAARGIGASIAETLARDGAEVILLDVPQAKADLDALAARLNARTLTLDICAEDAAAQLIEHLPDGLDILVHNAGITRDKTLANMTPEYWDAVLAVNLNAPQVLTKALLDSGTLRDNARVVLLASISGIAGNRGQTNYAASKAGLIGLAQAWAPLLQTRGISINAVAPGFIETQMTAHIPFALREAGRRMSSLGQGGVPQDVAEAVVWLSQPGSGAVSGQALRVCGQSLLGA; this is encoded by the coding sequence ATGTCAGACCGTTATATCGACTTCGCCAACTCCAGCCTCGGCCATCGCCTGGTCGCCGCCCTTGGCCTGCCGTCGCCGGTACGCCTGGAACGCTGGCAAGCCGGGCGCCTGCGCCCGGTGGAAGGTGCACTGCTGCTGGGCGGTGGCACGCTGGCAACTAAAGTGTTGCCGTTTGCCAACAAACTCACCGATGCCGTCTACAGCTACGGTGCCGAAGCGCTGGACGCGCCGGCGTGGATTCCAGGCCACGGTCCCAAGCTCAAGGCTGTGGTCTTCGACGCCAGCGCCTTGCAGCACACCGATCAACTCAAGCAGCTACGTCAATTTTTTCAGCCCTTGCTGAAAAACCTCGCTCACAGCGCCCACCTGGTGATCCTTGGCCGCACGCCGGAAAGCCTCAGTGACCCGTTCGCCGCCAGCGCCCAGCGCGCCCTGGAAGGGTTCAGCCGCTCGCTGGCCAAGGAACTGCGCAGCGGCGGCGTGCTGCAGTTGCTGCTGGTGGACCAAGGTGCCGAAGATCAGCTGGAAGGCGCACTACGGTTTTTCCTGTCGCCCAAAAGCGCCTATATCTCAGGGCAGGTGATTCGCCTGCAGGCCTGCGCCACGCCGGTCGAAGACTGGACACGTCCGTTGGCCGGGCGCAAAGCCCTGGTGACCGGCGCTGCGCGTGGTATCGGCGCCTCCATCGCCGAGACCCTGGCCCGCGATGGCGCCGAGGTGATCCTGCTGGATGTGCCCCAAGCCAAGGCCGACCTCGACGCCCTGGCCGCCCGCTTGAATGCGCGTACTCTCACGCTGGATATCTGCGCCGAAGACGCCGCCGCCCAGTTGATCGAACACCTGCCCGATGGCCTCGATATTCTGGTGCACAACGCCGGCATCACCCGCGACAAGACCCTGGCCAACATGACCCCGGAATACTGGGACGCGGTGCTGGCGGTCAATCTCAATGCGCCGCAGGTGCTGACCAAGGCGCTGCTCGACAGCGGCACCCTGCGCGACAATGCCCGCGTGGTGCTGCTGGCTTCCATCAGCGGCATTGCCGGCAATCGCGGGCAGACCAACTATGCGGCGAGCAAGGCCGGGCTGATCGGTTTGGCCCAGGCATGGGCACCGCTGCTGCAAACGCGTGGGATCAGCATCAATGCCGTCGCCCCCGGTTTTATCGAAACCCAGATGACCGCGCATATTCCGTTTGCCCTGCGTGAGGCCGGACGACGCATGAGTTCCCTGGGCCAGGGCGGTGTGCCGCAGGACGTGGCCGAAGCCGTGGTCTGGCTGAGCCAGCCGGGTTCGGGTGCCGTCAGCGGCCAGGCGCTGCGGGTGTGTGGGCAAAGTCTTCTGGGAGCGTGA
- a CDS encoding PA4780 family RIO1-like protein kinase, whose product MKTPKRIEPLIEDGLVDEVLRPLMSGKEAAVYVVRCGNELRCAKVYKEANKRSFRQASEYQEGRKVRNSRQARAMAKGSKFGKKETEDAWQNAEVAALFRLAGAGVRVPKPYDFLEGVLLMELVADEYGDAAPRLNDVTLEPDQAREYHAFLISQIVLMLCTGLVHGDLSEFNVLLTPTGPVIIDLPQAVDAAGNNHAFSMLERDVGNMASYFGRFAPELKKTKYAKEMWALYEAGILHPASILTGEFDEPEELADVGGVIREIEAARLDEERKQANRAADDAPPTKTAEEPPPPWMQ is encoded by the coding sequence ATGAAGACTCCTAAACGCATTGAACCCCTGATCGAAGACGGTCTGGTCGACGAAGTGCTGCGCCCACTGATGAGTGGTAAAGAAGCAGCTGTTTATGTGGTGCGCTGCGGCAACGAATTGCGTTGCGCCAAGGTTTACAAGGAGGCGAATAAACGAAGCTTTCGTCAGGCGTCCGAATACCAGGAAGGCCGCAAGGTCCGTAATAGCCGCCAGGCCCGCGCCATGGCCAAGGGCTCCAAGTTCGGCAAGAAAGAAACCGAAGATGCCTGGCAGAACGCCGAAGTAGCGGCGTTGTTCCGCCTGGCCGGTGCGGGCGTTCGCGTGCCCAAGCCGTACGACTTTCTTGAAGGCGTGCTGTTGATGGAACTGGTCGCCGACGAGTATGGCGATGCGGCGCCACGCCTGAATGACGTGACGTTGGAGCCGGACCAGGCGCGTGAATACCACGCCTTCCTGATTTCCCAGATCGTGCTGATGCTGTGTACCGGGCTGGTGCACGGTGACCTGTCCGAGTTCAACGTACTGCTCACGCCAACGGGCCCGGTGATCATCGACCTGCCCCAGGCGGTGGATGCGGCGGGCAACAACCACGCGTTCAGCATGCTGGAGCGGGATGTGGGCAACATGGCTTCCTACTTCGGGCGCTTTGCTCCGGAGCTGAAGAAGACCAAGTACGCCAAGGAAATGTGGGCGCTGTACGAAGCCGGTATCCTGCACCCGGCCAGCATCCTGACCGGTGAGTTCGACGAGCCGGAAGAGCTGGCGGACGTAGGCGGTGTGATCCGCGAGATCGAAGCGGCGCGGCTGGATGAAGAGCGCAAGCAAGCGAATCGCGCGGCAGATGATGCCCCACCCACCAAGACCGCCGAAGAACCGCCGCCGCCTTGGATGCAGTGA
- the cueR gene encoding Cu(I)-responsive transcriptional regulator produces the protein MNIGQAARQSGLSAKMIRYYESIGLLKAAHRTDSGYRIYGADDLHTLAFIKRSRDLGFSLEEVGKLLTLWQDRQRASADVKALARQHIDELNQKIRELAQLRDTLQDLVEHCQGDHRPDCPILKELASGSGCA, from the coding sequence ATGAATATCGGCCAAGCCGCTCGCCAGAGCGGGCTGAGCGCGAAGATGATTCGCTACTACGAATCCATCGGTCTGCTCAAGGCAGCCCACCGCACCGACAGCGGTTATCGCATCTATGGCGCCGACGACCTGCACACCCTGGCGTTCATCAAACGCTCGCGCGACCTGGGGTTTTCACTGGAAGAGGTCGGCAAACTGCTGACCTTGTGGCAGGACCGACAACGGGCCAGCGCCGACGTGAAAGCCTTGGCGCGCCAGCATATCGATGAGCTGAATCAAAAAATCCGCGAGTTGGCGCAACTGCGCGACACGCTGCAAGACCTGGTGGAGCACTGCCAGGGCGACCACCGACCGGATTGCCCGATCCTCAAGGAATTGGCCTCCGGCAGTGGCTGCGCCTGA